A DNA window from Anastrepha obliqua isolate idAnaObli1 chromosome 5, idAnaObli1_1.0, whole genome shotgun sequence contains the following coding sequences:
- the LOC129247048 gene encoding cytochrome c oxidase subunit 7A1, mitochondrial yields the protein MALPDGLASSMKKFQANNDLPVFLKGGPADKILFGLTVGLCGLGIVSILEMVYTMGFKKKAA from the exons ATGGCATTGCCTGATGGACTTGCAAGTAGCATGAAGAAATTTcaa GCTAATAATGATCTCCCAGTTTTTTTAAAAGGGGGGCCAGcagataaaatattatttggctTGACTGTGGGACTTTGCGGCTTGGGTATCGTAAGCATCTTAGAAATGGTTTATACTATGGGTTTTAAGAAGAAAGcagcttaa